One genomic window of Cygnus olor isolate bCygOlo1 chromosome 3, bCygOlo1.pri.v2, whole genome shotgun sequence includes the following:
- the LYRM2 gene encoding LYR motif-containing protein 2 has product MAAGRLPAGALTLRQFLRRQQVLQLYRKILRALRDVPAEADRRYLKEWAREEFRRNKDATEEDAIRMMITQGNMQLQELQRTLKLAKS; this is encoded by the exons ATGGCGGCCGGCCGCCTGCCGGCCGGCGCGCTCACCCTCAGGCAG TTCCTGAGGCGCCAGCAGGTTCTCCAGCTGTACAGGAAGATCCTGAGGGCCCTCCGGGACGTCCCTGCCGAAGCAGATCGCCGCTATTTGAAGGAGTGGGCCAGGGAggaattcagaagaaataaggaTGCTACAGAAGAG GATGCAATTAGGATGATGATCACTCAAGGCAATATGCAACTTCAGGAACTTCAAAGAACACTTAAGCTGGCAAAATCCTGA